The Chryseobacterium indicum genome includes a window with the following:
- a CDS encoding non-ribosomal peptide synthetase, which translates to MYKLINKLKQNNIKVSAVGENLELDFPENFNADSIINEIKENKEALISYIGKASQMQKEIPKIKEQKYYPLSHAQRRLWIIDQLADDKRMYNVPMIHSFKTLNVEAFERALLGILKRHEILRTTINVIEGKPQQFICKIEDFPFELIRITAENDDTDAIISKELSYQFDLTKSSVRASLIQYLDGSFDFIFLIHHIVTDAWSMNVLQKDFLALYEYYSEEKPLQLPDLRIQYKDYTLWQHEQLQQGHFSHSREYWLNQFSGEIPSVKLPIDFRREDSGEGLGEELSVCLPPSMVKNLEAVAHDCGASFFMVMVAVANVLLHRYTGQEDLVMGTPVSGRNHPELESQVGFYSNTIALRSSVSGNESFREILSRVCSVMLESYEHQFYPYDLLVDELKLGKDMNKNPLFDIMISLNEDQSTENGEASYFEGVRIINSGLAKFDLSFAFKRMNDNGLYIHVDYNTDLFKREKILRMVGHLRNLIVEISKDSDKPVSEIEYLSQEEKYQILNVFNNTKEDYNLSTSIKDLIEEQVAKSPDDICLFSHEYNLTFRELNSISNQLARYLSENYSIKKGDHIGMNMDIGVDRIIVLIAVVKLGAVYVPIDPSYPKERKQYIIDDTRLTVLITEDINDKSDQYSMIMMNDIRGLLNNYSNENLNVDISADDIFTILYTSGSTGNPKGVLIKNIGLVNRMQWLWNTYKFSKEDVIYQKTPFIFDVSIGEFFMPLCFGAKLLVAASDTAKEIISNVLQFKVTYIHFSPTMLNIFLEFNPEDVEKLHSIRYVFASGEELLKETVKRFYTKLDIPLINLYGPTEASIEASGYETKKGDEIIPIGKPIANVNLYILDSNYKLLPIGIPGEIGIAGIGLAKGYLNQEEMTAERFINNSYKHDGYDKIYKTGDIGVWNEKGEIEFLGRKDNQIRIGGSRIEPGEIESKILEHHGVQEAAVVVNQDNFKNYHLIAYYVKRQEANSIEEITTSAKAEITTKNVGAYQKHELAEVSSGVKVQEWFERTAEENPDRIALVSENKKMTYRELNNKANKLALLLKSDYNIKSQDFVGIVMERSEKMIISIFAILKAGAAYVPIDKEYPDSRIQTILQDAAVKVIISDFNNKTRNIFDDKNTIIFDEIQEELNTESGIENIKSTEANDLCYICYTSGSTGRPKGVMIRHDSVSDYVNTFKNYFKLTEEDVVIQQSSISFDTSVEEIFPILCCGGKLIIVPEGGRDINAIIKAVNNHKVTVISVTPLVINEINMRYNDLTHIPKLMISGGEELRASYIDKLINLTNIYNTYGPTETTVCATFAKVENTSKCNVIGHAIDNHKVYLLDDNMQEVKHGETGEIFIAGAGLAKGYLNRQDETDKNFLNNPIDGGLFYKTGDMARYNNDGLLEFCGRKDHQVKIRGYRVEPAEVDLILENFSGVINCITIPKADADGNKHLIAYYTAIEELDSDQIRKFLNDQLPHYMVPDYFMKVDGFEQTINGKIKTNSLPVPYALTLDKKLEIELRDFLRKKLPLYMIPTHFMNLDKLPVTATGKVDRKMLEKKNPLFSEKQVVVPPKNMVETKILEIWEECLKYPVKSTHVNFFEVGGNSIKATQILTMLFKEFNCDITLKDIFNNSTVADLAEVLTNKTSDKSLIVKLNTIKADFPDMYLIPPVIGSSTIFKNLGTAFNQAYNVYGIQYKGFDYDVAFDKSIEEMAETCVAEILKVIDDKKLFLLGYSMGVPIAFEAAKRLEGMGYEVSLILVDRGAQDETSYHSLSKENISEILKNELYDWTKDILDKDIERIENMVLNNLNVLDKYRISGKVNANVITIEASENGNGTDMMTWKNFTSGNFNHSFIFANHYSIFNAENCAEFVNLINRQA; encoded by the coding sequence ATGTATAAATTGATTAATAAGCTTAAGCAAAATAATATAAAAGTATCCGCAGTAGGTGAAAATCTAGAATTGGATTTTCCGGAAAATTTTAATGCTGATTCCATTATAAATGAAATTAAAGAAAATAAAGAGGCACTGATTTCTTATATCGGAAAAGCCAGTCAGATGCAAAAGGAGATACCTAAAATTAAGGAACAGAAATATTATCCATTGTCTCATGCCCAGAGAAGACTCTGGATCATAGATCAGCTGGCTGATGATAAAAGAATGTACAATGTTCCTATGATTCATTCATTTAAGACATTGAATGTGGAGGCTTTTGAAAGAGCTTTATTAGGAATATTGAAGAGACACGAAATTTTGCGTACCACCATTAATGTTATAGAGGGGAAACCACAGCAATTTATTTGTAAAATCGAAGATTTTCCGTTTGAGTTAATTAGAATTACTGCAGAGAATGATGATACTGATGCAATTATCTCGAAAGAGCTTTCTTATCAGTTTGATCTGACAAAATCATCAGTTAGAGCGTCATTAATTCAGTATTTAGACGGAAGTTTTGATTTCATATTCCTCATTCATCATATTGTTACGGATGCATGGTCTATGAATGTTCTCCAAAAGGATTTTCTTGCTTTATATGAATATTATTCAGAAGAAAAGCCTTTACAGTTGCCAGATCTTAGAATTCAGTATAAGGATTATACTTTATGGCAGCATGAGCAGCTTCAGCAGGGTCATTTCAGCCATTCACGTGAATACTGGCTTAATCAATTTAGTGGAGAAATACCTTCTGTAAAATTACCTATAGACTTTAGAAGGGAAGATTCGGGAGAAGGTCTGGGGGAAGAACTATCTGTATGTTTGCCTCCTTCAATGGTAAAAAATCTTGAGGCAGTTGCACATGATTGTGGAGCTTCGTTTTTTATGGTAATGGTAGCGGTGGCCAATGTTTTACTGCATAGATATACAGGGCAGGAAGATCTTGTGATGGGAACTCCTGTTAGCGGAAGAAACCATCCAGAACTGGAAAGTCAGGTAGGATTTTACAGCAATACAATTGCGCTAAGATCTTCAGTATCAGGAAATGAAAGCTTTCGAGAAATTCTTTCCAGAGTATGCTCTGTAATGTTGGAAAGCTATGAGCATCAATTTTATCCGTATGACCTTTTGGTAGATGAGTTAAAGTTGGGAAAAGATATGAATAAAAACCCTCTTTTTGATATCATGATCTCCTTAAATGAAGATCAAAGTACAGAAAACGGTGAAGCAAGTTATTTTGAAGGAGTCCGAATTATAAATTCAGGGTTAGCAAAGTTTGATCTTAGTTTTGCTTTTAAAAGAATGAATGATAATGGTTTATATATCCATGTTGATTATAATACAGACCTTTTTAAAAGGGAGAAAATATTAAGAATGGTCGGGCATTTAAGAAATTTAATTGTAGAAATATCGAAAGATTCTGATAAACCTGTTTCAGAGATTGAATATCTGTCTCAGGAAGAGAAATATCAGATTCTTAATGTTTTTAATAATACAAAAGAAGACTATAATCTTTCTACAAGCATTAAAGATCTCATAGAAGAACAGGTCGCCAAATCTCCGGATGATATTTGTCTGTTTTCACACGAATATAATTTAACATTCAGAGAGTTAAACAGTATTTCAAATCAGTTAGCAAGATATCTGAGTGAAAACTATAGCATAAAAAAAGGAGACCATATAGGCATGAATATGGATATAGGTGTCGACAGAATCATCGTCTTAATAGCGGTTGTAAAACTCGGAGCAGTATATGTTCCTATAGATCCGTCATATCCGAAAGAAAGAAAACAGTACATTATTGATGACACCAGACTTACCGTTCTTATCACAGAAGATATTAATGATAAATCTGATCAATATTCAATGATAATGATGAATGATATAAGAGGATTATTAAATAATTATTCAAATGAAAATCTTAATGTAGATATCAGTGCGGATGATATATTTACGATTTTGTATACTTCAGGATCTACAGGTAATCCTAAAGGTGTGCTCATCAAAAATATCGGACTTGTCAACAGAATGCAATGGTTATGGAATACTTATAAATTTAGTAAAGAAGATGTTATCTATCAAAAAACTCCTTTTATATTTGATGTATCTATAGGTGAATTTTTCATGCCGCTTTGCTTCGGAGCTAAGCTTTTGGTAGCAGCAAGTGACACTGCCAAGGAAATCATTTCTAATGTTCTGCAATTTAAGGTTACTTATATTCATTTCTCACCAACGATGTTAAATATTTTTCTGGAATTCAATCCGGAAGATGTAGAAAAATTACATTCAATAAGATATGTTTTTGCCAGTGGAGAAGAGCTTCTTAAAGAAACCGTAAAAAGATTTTATACAAAACTTGATATTCCATTAATCAACTTATACGGACCAACGGAAGCTTCAATTGAAGCAAGTGGCTACGAAACTAAAAAAGGAGATGAAATTATACCTATAGGAAAACCAATAGCCAATGTTAACCTTTACATATTGGATAGTAATTACAAACTTTTACCGATCGGAATACCCGGCGAAATAGGAATTGCAGGAATCGGACTTGCAAAAGGATATCTTAATCAGGAAGAGATGACAGCCGAAAGATTTATCAATAATTCATACAAACATGACGGGTATGACAAGATCTATAAAACTGGGGATATTGGAGTTTGGAACGAAAAGGGAGAAATAGAATTTTTAGGGAGAAAAGATAACCAGATCAGAATTGGCGGATCAAGAATTGAACCTGGAGAAATAGAGAGTAAAATTCTTGAGCATCATGGTGTGCAGGAAGCTGCGGTTGTGGTTAATCAGGATAACTTTAAGAATTATCATTTGATTGCTTATTATGTAAAAAGACAGGAAGCTAATTCTATCGAAGAGATTACCACATCTGCAAAAGCAGAAATTACAACTAAGAATGTTGGCGCATATCAAAAGCACGAATTAGCAGAGGTAAGTTCAGGTGTAAAAGTACAAGAATGGTTTGAAAGAACTGCTGAAGAAAATCCGGACAGAATAGCATTAGTTTCTGAAAATAAAAAAATGACTTACAGAGAACTTAATAATAAGGCAAATAAATTGGCTTTATTGTTAAAATCCGATTACAATATTAAGTCACAAGATTTTGTCGGAATCGTCATGGAAAGATCAGAGAAGATGATTATTTCTATTTTTGCAATTTTAAAAGCAGGAGCAGCATATGTTCCGATAGATAAGGAATACCCCGATTCCAGAATACAGACAATCCTTCAAGATGCTGCCGTAAAAGTGATCATATCAGACTTTAACAACAAGACTAGAAATATTTTTGATGATAAGAATACTATTATATTTGATGAAATTCAAGAAGAGCTGAATACCGAATCTGGAATTGAAAATATTAAAAGCACTGAAGCCAATGATTTATGTTATATATGTTACACATCAGGTTCTACAGGAAGACCTAAAGGTGTGATGATACGTCATGATTCAGTTTCGGATTATGTGAATACTTTTAAAAATTATTTTAAATTAACGGAAGAAGATGTTGTTATTCAGCAGTCGTCTATATCATTTGATACTTCTGTAGAAGAGATCTTCCCGATTCTTTGCTGTGGAGGAAAACTTATTATTGTACCAGAAGGAGGAAGAGATATTAATGCCATTATTAAAGCTGTAAACAATCATAAAGTAACGGTAATAAGCGTAACACCTTTAGTTATAAATGAGATAAACATGAGATATAATGATCTTACACATATTCCAAAACTAATGATTAGCGGAGGAGAAGAATTAAGAGCATCTTATATTGATAAACTTATCAATTTAACAAATATTTATAATACTTATGGACCTACAGAAACTACGGTTTGTGCGACTTTCGCTAAAGTAGAAAATACATCTAAATGTAATGTCATTGGTCATGCTATTGATAATCATAAAGTTTATCTTCTGGATGATAATATGCAGGAAGTAAAACATGGAGAGACTGGAGAAATTTTTATTGCAGGAGCTGGTCTTGCTAAAGGCTACCTGAACAGACAGGATGAAACTGACAAAAATTTTCTGAATAACCCTATTGATGGAGGATTGTTTTACAAAACGGGAGATATGGCGAGATATAATAATGATGGTCTTCTTGAATTTTGCGGAAGAAAAGATCACCAAGTAAAAATCCGTGGTTATAGAGTTGAACCCGCAGAAGTAGATCTTATTCTTGAAAATTTCAGTGGTGTTATCAACTGTATTACGATTCCTAAAGCTGATGCAGATGGAAATAAACATCTTATTGCATATTATACTGCAATTGAAGAACTGGATAGTGATCAAATACGTAAATTTTTAAATGATCAATTGCCTCATTATATGGTTCCTGATTATTTTATGAAGGTAGATGGCTTTGAACAGACTATTAACGGAAAAATTAAAACAAACAGTTTGCCAGTACCATATGCCTTAACACTTGATAAAAAACTTGAAATAGAATTAAGGGATTTTCTTCGAAAAAAACTTCCGCTTTATATGATTCCTACTCATTTTATGAATCTTGATAAGTTACCTGTAACGGCGACAGGGAAGGTTGACAGAAAAATGCTTGAGAAGAAAAACCCTTTATTTAGTGAAAAACAAGTTGTGGTACCGCCTAAAAACATGGTGGAAACAAAAATTCTTGAAATATGGGAAGAATGTCTCAAATATCCGGTAAAAAGCACTCATGTTAATTTCTTTGAAGTTGGAGGAAACTCTATAAAAGCTACGCAAATTTTAACCATGTTATTCAAAGAGTTTAATTGTGATATTACACTGAAGGATATATTCAATAATTCTACTGTGGCTGATCTTGCAGAAGTATTAACAAATAAAACCTCGGATAAAAGTCTTATTGTTAAGCTGAATACAATTAAGGCAGATTTTCCGGATATGTATTTAATCCCTCCGGTTATAGGATCTTCAACTATATTTAAAAACTTAGGAACTGCATTCAATCAAGCATATAATGTATATGGTATTCAGTATAAGGGATTCGATTATGATGTTGCCTTCGATAAGAGTATTGAAGAAATGGCCGAAACTTGTGTTGCAGAGATTCTGAAAGTAATAGATGACAAAAAACTATTTCTTTTAGGATACTCAATGGGGGTTCCTATTGCTTTTGAAGCTGCAAAAAGACTGGAGGGTATGGGATATGAAGTTAGTCTGATTCTTGTTGATAGAGGAGCACAGGACGAAACATCCTATCATAGCCTAAGTAAAGAAAATATTAGTGAAATTCTTAAGAATGAACTTTATGACTGGACGAAGGATATCCTTGATAAAGACATAGAGAGAATTGAAAATATGGTGCTTAATAACTTAAATGTACTTGATAAATACAGAATATCAGGAAAAGTTAACGCTAATGTTATTACTATAGAAGCTTCGGAAAACGGAAACGGAACAGATATGATGACCTGGAAAAACTTTACATCGGGAAATTTCAATCATTCTTTTATTTTTGCAAATCATTACAGTATTTTTAACGCAGAAAATTGTGCAGAATTTGTAAACTTAATAAACAGGCAAGCCTGA
- a CDS encoding thioesterase II family protein, with translation MKINLYSIPYAGGSSVVYNKWSENLESSVNIKPVELSGRGKRFNEPLYKDIHEAVEDIFNNIKKEITETPYALFGHSMGALIAFELAQRIRKAGLPSPIHIFISGRSAPHVNKTGEKMYSRMEDAKFRQEVLNLGGTPKEFFSHPELLELFLPVLKNDFRLVENYSYNYNYQPLNVDMTVLLGKDDDLTETEGESWSEYTTESCEINYLDGGHFFINEQRLNITQIINDSLKIT, from the coding sequence ATGAAAATTAATTTATATAGTATACCATATGCAGGAGGATCCTCTGTAGTCTACAATAAATGGTCAGAAAATCTGGAATCTTCTGTCAATATTAAGCCTGTTGAGCTTTCGGGAAGAGGAAAACGTTTTAATGAGCCATTATATAAAGACATTCATGAAGCCGTTGAAGATATTTTTAATAATATTAAAAAAGAAATTACAGAAACACCATATGCTTTATTCGGACACAGCATGGGGGCATTAATTGCCTTTGAGCTTGCACAGCGTATTCGGAAAGCAGGCTTACCTTCACCTATTCATATTTTTATCTCAGGACGCAGTGCTCCGCACGTAAATAAAACAGGAGAGAAAATGTACAGCAGAATGGAAGATGCAAAATTCAGACAGGAAGTTTTAAATCTTGGTGGTACACCTAAAGAGTTTTTTAGCCATCCGGAACTTCTGGAACTTTTTCTTCCAGTCTTAAAAAATGATTTTAGGCTTGTAGAAAACTATTCTTACAATTATAATTACCAGCCTCTAAATGTTGATATGACCGTACTTTTGGGAAAAGATGACGATTTAACTGAAACAGAAGGCGAAAGTTGGTCAGAATATACCACCGAATCTTGCGAAATTAATTACTTGGACGGTGGACATTTCTTTATTAATGAGCAGAGGCTGAATATTACTCAAATAATTAATGATTCCTTAAAAATTACATAA
- a CDS encoding 4'-phosphopantetheinyl transferase family protein — translation MVILYTFIEQDKHKYLLDKYSSIWSEDFDTRILKYRRWQDAQSSILGRILLQYGLNKYFGIKDYEIDQTSNHKPFLKNLEVCFNISHAGNLVICGISKLPIGVDIEYIDNKINLIDFKSQMTSNEFHKIQNSQDKIKSFFVYWTEKEAAIKAHGKGLLIPLKSFEIFQNQTIIENEKFYLKQIFIHEEYQCCVASINDIKLEDLEIEKVNINLL, via the coding sequence ATGGTAATTTTATATACATTTATCGAGCAAGACAAACATAAATATTTATTAGATAAATACTCAAGTATTTGGTCTGAAGACTTTGATACAAGAATTCTAAAATATAGAAGATGGCAGGATGCTCAGTCATCAATACTTGGAAGAATACTTTTGCAATATGGTTTAAATAAATATTTTGGAATAAAAGATTATGAAATAGATCAGACATCTAATCATAAACCTTTTTTGAAAAATCTGGAAGTATGTTTTAATATATCACATGCCGGAAATCTTGTGATTTGTGGAATCAGCAAACTACCAATAGGAGTTGACATAGAATATATAGATAATAAAATAAATCTTATTGACTTTAAATCTCAAATGACTTCAAATGAGTTCCATAAAATACAAAATTCACAAGATAAGATTAAAAGCTTTTTTGTTTATTGGACGGAAAAAGAAGCCGCTATTAAAGCTCATGGAAAAGGACTGCTAATTCCTTTAAAGTCATTTGAAATTTTTCAAAATCAAACTATAATTGAAAATGAAAAATTTTATTTAAAACAAATATTTATTCACGAAGAGTATCAATGTTGCGTTGCTTCGATTAATGACATTAAGCTTGAAGACCTAGAAATAGAAAAAGTTAACATAAATTTATTATAA